One window of Dyadobacter sandarakinus genomic DNA carries:
- a CDS encoding tetratricopeptide repeat protein — translation MKKLFFVSALGLFSIGAFAQDAVNKAMVDQYRKDKEKSDKDVADPKNSAKASFWMERAKLYENIASNGSEVDSSAAKTALEAYKKVVELDVNKKGEPGKSSKEATNALTGAEGTVLFNAFVKQGAEKYQAKNLAGALEMFQAAQEINKKDTTASLYGGIAAQQLDKKEDAKTQFEKYVANGGKDPSVFYGLAQLYRADNNFDKAIEALNKGLEKSPGNKDLKSEVVNILLASGKEDQAINELTTLAQNDPKNVQNLVNLAILYDNTSSKANQRIKEIQGKLGQGNSKASSLTKNLESEKSKIEVYDGEVKRITALIKKTPKNTDLKRQLADVNNKKKESLAAIATMEGEAKAAAASASSTDNAGLEKELADLKAKQKDASEKAVTNYKKVLEVDGANYDALYNLGVFYFNEAVQLKSEVDNMNMTEYQQRGKEVEGRVCGKFKKAKPYFEKAVQAKDEAEAKENLATVNSVLEQFTAKQVACVEE, via the coding sequence ATGAAAAAACTGTTTTTTGTTTCTGCACTTGGCCTGTTCAGCATTGGTGCATTTGCCCAGGATGCTGTTAACAAGGCAATGGTAGATCAATACCGGAAGGACAAGGAAAAAAGCGATAAAGACGTAGCAGACCCCAAAAATAGCGCCAAAGCATCTTTCTGGATGGAGAGGGCAAAGCTTTATGAAAACATCGCGAGCAATGGTTCCGAGGTAGATTCAAGCGCGGCAAAAACAGCTTTGGAAGCTTACAAGAAAGTTGTTGAGCTGGATGTGAACAAAAAAGGGGAGCCCGGTAAATCTTCGAAAGAAGCGACCAATGCGCTCACAGGTGCTGAGGGTACCGTTTTATTCAATGCATTTGTGAAACAGGGTGCCGAAAAGTACCAGGCGAAGAATCTGGCGGGCGCGCTCGAAATGTTCCAGGCTGCCCAGGAAATCAACAAAAAGGATACAACTGCATCACTTTATGGTGGTATCGCCGCGCAGCAGCTTGACAAAAAAGAAGACGCAAAGACACAATTTGAAAAATATGTGGCTAATGGTGGTAAAGATCCCAGCGTATTTTACGGACTTGCTCAGCTGTACCGTGCCGACAATAACTTCGACAAGGCGATTGAGGCGCTGAACAAAGGTTTGGAAAAATCTCCGGGCAACAAGGATTTGAAATCAGAAGTGGTGAACATCCTGCTGGCATCCGGCAAGGAAGATCAGGCCATCAATGAGCTGACCACATTGGCACAAAACGATCCTAAAAATGTGCAGAACCTCGTGAACCTCGCGATCCTTTACGATAACACCAGCTCTAAGGCAAATCAGCGTATCAAAGAGATCCAGGGAAAACTTGGCCAGGGTAACAGTAAAGCGTCCAGCCTGACAAAAAATCTGGAAAGCGAAAAAAGCAAAATTGAAGTATACGACGGTGAAGTAAAACGCATTACCGCGTTGATCAAGAAAACGCCTAAAAATACCGATCTGAAACGTCAGCTGGCCGACGTAAACAACAAGAAGAAAGAATCGCTGGCAGCTATCGCAACCATGGAAGGTGAAGCGAAAGCAGCAGCAGCATCGGCATCAAGCACTGACAATGCAGGTTTGGAAAAAGAACTGGCAGACCTGAAAGCGAAACAGAAAGATGCAAGCGAAAAGGCTGTGACCAACTACAAGAAAGTATTGGAAGTAGACGGCGCTAACTACGATGCACTCTACAACCTTGGTGTTTTCTATTTCAATGAGGCTGTTCAGCTGAAAAGCGAAGTTGATAACATGAACATGACCGAGTACCAGCAACGTGGTAAAGAAGTTGAAGGTCGTGTATGTGGTAAATTCAAGAAAGCAAAACCTTACTTCGAAAAAGCCGTACAGGCAAAAGACGAAGCTGAGGCAAAAGAAAACCTGGCAACTGTGAACAGCGTACTGGAGCAATTCACTGCAAAACAGGTTGCATGTGTTGAAGAGTAA